GCTGATGCGAATAAACATCTATAATACAACGGATCGCCAACGTATCGATAGGCCATCCATTCGCAGATTAGTGAAAAAAGTTCTGAAAGACGAACGAAAAGACCTTCCCGCTGTGAATATTATCATTGCTGATGGAAGATATCTCAGGCGTTTGAATGAAATATTCCTCAATAGAAAGCGAACGACTAACGTTATCTCATTCAATCTCGGGGAAGTCTCAGAAATATACTTATGCGATAAGATGGCCCGGGATTCTTATGAGCTAAACTACTATATTGTGCACGGACTGTTGCATCTTCTTGGTTATGACCACCGCAATAAGCGTGAAGGCGCAGACATG
This window of the candidate division WOR-3 bacterium genome carries:
- a CDS encoding rRNA maturation RNAse YbeY; translation: MRINIYNTTDRQRIDRPSIRRLVKKVLKDERKDLPAVNIIIADGRYLRRLNEIFLNRKRTTNVISFNLGEVSEIYLCDKMARDSYELNYYIVHGLLHLLGYDHRNKREGADMHRKCAEYLSNE